In Gemmatimonadetes bacterium SCN 70-22, a single window of DNA contains:
- a CDS encoding molecular chaperone, protein MNWIVLVTAGLFEIGWAVGLKYTEGFTRPLPTLATMGSMIVSLGLLGIAMKSLPLGTAYAVWVGVGAVGTAALGIVLFGEPANVMRVVSLGLIVAGIIGLKLATPR, encoded by the coding sequence GTGAACTGGATCGTCCTCGTCACCGCGGGACTCTTCGAGATCGGGTGGGCCGTGGGGCTCAAGTACACCGAGGGCTTCACCCGCCCCCTCCCCACCCTGGCCACGATGGGGTCGATGATCGTCAGCCTCGGGTTGCTGGGGATCGCCATGAAGTCGCTCCCCCTGGGCACCGCCTACGCGGTCTGGGTCGGCGTCGGCGCCGTCGGGACGGCGGCACTCGGGATCGTCCTCTTCGGCGAGCCGGCCAACGTGATGCGCGTGGTGAGCCTGGGGCTCATCGTCGCGGGGATCATCGGGCTCAAGCTCGCGACGCCGCGCTGA
- a CDS encoding peroxidase, whose protein sequence is MTERWLTSLITATPQEGFELAITLSRRGVKYTQPDVDVLKKLRPEYANSADALTAASHVIAINFQTVAAANNYWRG, encoded by the coding sequence ATGACGGAGCGCTGGCTGACTTCCCTGATCACCGCGACGCCCCAGGAGGGGTTCGAACTCGCCATCACCCTGAGCCGCCGCGGCGTCAAGTACACGCAGCCGGACGTCGACGTCCTCAAGAAGCTGCGCCCGGAATACGCCAACTCCGCCGACGCGCTGACCGCCGCGTCGCACGTCATCGCCATCAACTTCCAGACGGTCGCAGCCGCCAACAACTACTGGCGCGGCTGA